GTTGGAGTAACTGTAAAGTTCAGTGGGAGTAAAACTACTGGTAATGGACAAAAAATGTCTAAAGAAGCTGTAGAACAGATAGATAAAATAATAAAGTTCCTCGAAGAAGGTACTAATTGATTAATAAATATTCATATTAAAAATGTTAAAATCTAGATATTAAATCTAATTTAATCTAATATCTAGATTTTTCTTCTATTGTAAAAGCCAATTTGATTAATATAAAGTATAAGTTCTTGCAAGAATACTTATTTGTAATTTACATTTTTAACTTAGAATATTGATTATAGACTTTTTTTGCTATGGGTTTTGTTTTTTTAATGTACTCTAAAAGCATTTTGATATTATATTTTATTGCAGTTATTGAGTGTTCGTCTTGTAGTGTTGA
The sequence above is a segment of the Borreliella spielmanii genome. Coding sequences within it:
- a CDS encoding BBA14 family lipoprotein, which codes for STLQDEHSITAIKYNIKMLLEYIKKTKPIAKKVYNQYSKLKM